A single genomic interval of Peribacillus sp. FSL H8-0477 harbors:
- a CDS encoding cache domain-containing sensor histidine kinase, translating into MKSFMIKRINNMKMRDKLILMLIVSVFIPIMIVGVFLTYELRENAILDAVDQSITNVERVKKRTAEVLKVPIYISDGLQFDQQLSTLANTEFKSTYEVVNAYRNYDKFSYYLQYYPEIEKIRFYMDNPTLIDNWDFIPVNSETKKRQWYHEAEKEAGYIRWFYAQDETKKDQPFLSLVRRINFLDYSTFGMLIITINPSQLNWILNQEAFLTMLIDDNNTVVASNQKNKIGKQFNHMIDNMKKKENSIYEGVWEGEPSQIIMEELFPEQSQNQLKIVSISANKLIVKDANSLSLFGISVTIAGFIAAMLIIILVSNLFTKRLSNLGTQIKNVSKGDLNTQIVIDGNDEIGQLSHQFNEMVANLRQLIDQVHETNRQKNILQVSQNESKLKMMASQINPHFLFNTLESIRMKAHIEGVYEVADVVKRLGKLMRKSLEVGSRKIPLWDEIETVRCYLEIQQFRYKERLEYELAIDPDSRNILVNPLTIQPLVENAVIHGLDNKEAGGKVVVQTKVSGHYLQVTVTDNGIGIENKRLKEILQFINEEDEGIRIGLRNVHQRQVLTYGKGCGLQITSKKGTGTCIQFMIPLEEEAGCLK; encoded by the coding sequence ATGAAATCTTTTATGATAAAACGAATCAATAATATGAAAATGCGGGATAAGCTAATCTTGATGTTGATCGTGTCGGTGTTCATTCCCATCATGATAGTGGGCGTTTTTCTAACGTATGAATTAAGAGAAAATGCCATTTTAGATGCAGTAGATCAATCGATCACAAACGTAGAAAGGGTGAAAAAAAGAACAGCTGAAGTCTTAAAAGTTCCTATCTATATATCAGATGGCCTTCAGTTTGACCAGCAGCTAAGTACTTTGGCAAATACAGAATTTAAATCGACCTATGAAGTAGTAAATGCTTATCGTAATTATGATAAATTTTCTTACTATCTTCAATATTATCCGGAAATTGAAAAAATTCGATTCTACATGGATAACCCTACATTAATTGATAACTGGGACTTTATTCCCGTTAATTCAGAGACAAAAAAAAGGCAATGGTATCACGAAGCTGAGAAAGAAGCAGGCTATATTCGTTGGTTTTATGCACAAGATGAAACAAAAAAAGATCAACCTTTTTTAAGTTTAGTCAGACGCATTAACTTTCTAGACTATAGTACGTTTGGGATGCTGATTATTACCATTAATCCAAGTCAATTAAACTGGATATTAAATCAAGAAGCATTTCTTACTATGCTTATAGATGACAACAACACGGTGGTAGCTTCTAATCAAAAAAATAAAATTGGAAAACAGTTTAATCATATGATTGATAACATGAAGAAAAAGGAAAATTCTATCTATGAGGGTGTGTGGGAGGGAGAGCCTTCCCAAATTATAATGGAAGAATTATTTCCTGAACAGAGTCAAAATCAATTGAAGATTGTATCCATTTCAGCCAATAAACTGATTGTAAAAGATGCAAATTCATTAAGCTTATTTGGGATTTCGGTAACAATTGCCGGATTTATCGCAGCCATGCTCATCATTATATTAGTCAGTAATCTGTTCACAAAGCGTCTTTCCAACCTGGGCACCCAAATTAAAAACGTCTCAAAGGGTGACTTGAATACTCAAATTGTGATCGATGGAAACGATGAAATTGGACAGCTATCGCATCAGTTTAATGAGATGGTTGCTAATTTGAGACAGTTAATCGATCAGGTACATGAAACGAATCGACAAAAGAATATTCTTCAGGTAAGCCAAAATGAAAGCAAACTTAAAATGATGGCTAGTCAGATTAATCCCCATTTTTTATTTAATACGCTGGAGTCAATCCGGATGAAGGCACATATAGAGGGTGTATATGAAGTGGCAGATGTCGTGAAGCGGCTGGGTAAATTAATGAGAAAGAGTCTTGAGGTAGGAAGCAGAAAAATCCCTCTTTGGGATGAAATTGAAACAGTACGCTGTTACTTGGAAATCCAGCAATTCCGATATAAAGAACGCCTGGAATATGAACTAGCTATCGACCCAGATTCAAGGAACATTCTCGTAAATCCACTGACAATCCAGCCGCTGGTTGAAAATGCAGTGATTCATGGCCTGGATAATAAAGAAGCTGGGGGAAAGGTAGTCGTTCAAACAAAAGTGTCCGGGCATTATCTGCAAGTAACCGTTACGGATAATGGCATTGGGATTGAAAATAAAAGGCTGAAGGAAATTCTTCAGTTTATAAATGAGGAAGATGAGGGGATTCGCATTGGTTTACGTAATGTACACCAAAGGCAAGTTCTTACATATGGAAAAGGGTGCGGTCTTCAAATTACGTCAAAAAAAGGGACAGGTACGTGCATTCAATTTATGATTCCACTAGAGGAGGAAGCAGGATGTTTGAAGTAA
- a CDS encoding beta-galactosidase, with protein MIHEKIKKIAFGGDYNPEQWPEEIWKEDMRITKLADIDIMTINVFAWAMLQPDEDTYDFSLLDQVMDMLEQEQINVCLGTSTAVHPAWMAAKYEDVLRVDFDGRKRKFGLRHNSCPNSPTFKKYSTKLAEKLAERYQNHPALVLWHVSNEYGGDCYCDNCEKAFRVWLQNKYQTLAELNRVWNTSFWGHTFYDWDEIVLPNNLSEHLGSYDYTAFQGISLDYRRFNSDSMLECYKMEYNALKKFTPDVLVTTNLMGAYKQLDYQKWAKYMDIISWDSYPSVDSQISQEAMKHDLMRGLKQGDPFMLMEQTPSVTNWQPYNALKRPGVMRLWSYQAVARGADTVMFFQIRRSIGACEKFHGAVIDHVGHEHTRVFRECAALGHELTVLGDQIINSRIQAKAAIVFDWDNWWAVELSSGPSRDLNYFDEVSKYYQAFYEQNIQVDMIGVDDPIDQYTLVVAPVLYMTKDGFAQKIEDYTAEGGTFVTTFFSGIVDGHDLVITGGYPGQLRKVLGIWVEEIDALPPGQTNEIVMQENSGLGNKRYSCSLLCDLLHAEGAEVMAVYGQDFYQGTPCVTRHSFGKGSAWYIASSPEQSFLDDYIRSICEESGIQPVLGTAVPKGVEVTKRIKNDKELIFILNHNKKEESIELDDEYIDLVTKKHYQFALEIAPKDVRIIMKK; from the coding sequence ATGATTCATGAAAAAATAAAAAAAATTGCCTTTGGAGGAGATTATAATCCAGAGCAGTGGCCTGAGGAAATTTGGAAAGAGGATATGCGGATAACGAAGCTTGCGGATATCGATATTATGACGATTAATGTCTTCGCGTGGGCAATGCTGCAGCCTGATGAAGACACATATGATTTTAGCCTGCTCGATCAAGTAATGGATATGTTGGAACAAGAACAGATAAATGTTTGTCTCGGCACCAGTACAGCCGTTCATCCGGCCTGGATGGCAGCCAAATATGAGGATGTTCTTCGGGTTGACTTTGATGGAAGGAAGCGGAAATTTGGCTTGCGGCATAACTCCTGTCCTAATAGTCCAACCTTTAAAAAGTATTCAACGAAATTAGCAGAAAAACTGGCAGAACGTTATCAAAACCACCCAGCTCTTGTGCTATGGCATGTCTCGAACGAATATGGCGGGGATTGCTATTGTGATAATTGTGAAAAAGCTTTTCGCGTTTGGCTGCAGAATAAATACCAAACGTTAGCAGAGCTAAATCGAGTATGGAATACTTCGTTTTGGGGCCATACCTTCTATGATTGGGATGAAATCGTCCTTCCCAATAATTTAAGCGAACATTTAGGCAGCTATGATTACACCGCGTTCCAAGGGATTTCACTGGATTACCGCCGGTTTAATTCAGATAGTATGCTAGAATGCTACAAAATGGAGTATAATGCCTTGAAAAAATTCACACCAGACGTATTAGTAACCACTAATTTAATGGGTGCATATAAACAATTAGATTATCAAAAATGGGCGAAATATATGGATATTATCTCTTGGGACAGTTACCCATCTGTGGATTCTCAAATCAGCCAAGAGGCGATGAAGCACGATTTAATGCGCGGTTTAAAACAAGGTGATCCGTTCATGTTAATGGAGCAAACACCAAGTGTCACAAACTGGCAGCCTTATAATGCCTTGAAGAGGCCTGGTGTCATGCGGCTTTGGAGTTACCAAGCCGTTGCTAGGGGAGCGGATACCGTTATGTTCTTTCAAATTCGCCGATCCATAGGTGCCTGTGAAAAGTTTCATGGAGCGGTCATTGATCATGTCGGTCATGAGCATACAAGAGTATTTAGAGAATGTGCTGCGCTCGGCCATGAGTTAACCGTTCTTGGGGATCAGATTATCAATTCGCGTATTCAGGCAAAAGCAGCGATTGTGTTTGATTGGGACAATTGGTGGGCGGTAGAGTTATCAAGCGGACCGAGTCGGGATTTGAATTATTTTGATGAGGTATCAAAATATTACCAAGCTTTTTATGAACAAAATATTCAGGTGGATATGATTGGTGTGGATGATCCGATTGATCAATATACACTAGTCGTCGCTCCTGTTCTGTACATGACAAAAGATGGTTTTGCACAAAAGATAGAAGACTATACAGCTGAAGGTGGAACGTTTGTCACCACATTTTTTAGTGGGATTGTTGATGGACATGACCTTGTGATTACAGGGGGGTATCCTGGTCAGTTAAGAAAGGTTCTAGGAATTTGGGTAGAAGAGATTGATGCCCTGCCGCCCGGACAAACCAATGAAATCGTAATGCAGGAAAACAGCGGGTTAGGGAATAAGCGTTATTCTTGTTCGTTACTTTGTGATCTTCTCCATGCTGAAGGGGCGGAAGTAATGGCAGTGTATGGACAAGATTTTTATCAAGGTACACCGTGCGTGACTAGGCATTCCTTTGGCAAAGGAAGTGCCTGGTATATTGCTTCTAGTCCAGAACAGTCTTTCTTAGATGATTATATTCGCTCAATTTGCGAGGAAAGCGGTATTCAACCGGTATTAGGTACGGCTGTACCTAAGGGAGTTGAAGTGACGAAAAGAATAAAAAATGATAAGGAACTCATCTTTATTTTAAACCATAATAAAAAGGAAGAAAGTATTGAATTAGATGACGAATATATCGATTTAGTAACGAAAAAACACTATCAATTTGCTTTGGAGATAGCACCTAAAGATGTCCGCATTATTATGAAAAAATAG
- a CDS encoding glycoside hydrolase family 3 protein, producing MNHTDTYLFQNPEALLEDRVNHLVSLFTLEEKINLMCQYQEGIPRLGVRKYKHGTEGAHGIAWLGKATVFPQNIGLACTWNEELMKKIGSVIADEARIYYQMDPEKNGLTIWAPTVDMERDPRWGRTEEAYGEDPYLTGRLTTELIKGMQGDHPKYLKSAATLKHFLGNNNEVDRGECSVSIDPRNMREYYLKAFEMQIKEGKAQSIMTAYNAVNGTLCNMNPEVKRIIKQEWGMDGFVVSDAGDVLGSVNEHHYVESYAMAVALSIKNGIDSITDDQDISLRAIRDALEQGWLEEKDLDSALRNTFRVRFRLGEFDPDELNPYSNIPEEKLASKENASLSLTAAREGIVLLKNDSLLPLTKQKTAVLGPLANEVYTDWYSGTPPYMITPLDGIQQKLDGDVIYCDGSNRIKLRSKVNGQYIMVDPETKRLVCNGEEAETFIYTDWGWGNQTLRAESNHLFVTIDDDGCLTASAAEAKGWFVKEVFHTKTINDGIQLSSWDQKPISMNETGSLIVQGTEWIDLSLEIVENGIETAVKAAKSVETAIVFVGNNPFINGKECVDREDIILPPQQETLIQEVMKVNPNTVVVMVGSYPFAVNWIQEHVPAVLYTSHAGQELGRAVTDVLFGEYNPAGRVNMTWYSSIKQLPDLMEYDIIKGKRTYQYFDSKPLYPFGHGLSYTTFAYRDLLITEESMTKDENLTVTVNITNNGERRGDEVVQLYVRADRSRVKRPLKTLKGFKRISLEPSESKQVSFELNAADLAFWDVTQDRYCVEDGRYTIMIGSSSQTIILEKKITVAGEHIPPRSISHPVKAINYDDYQAVFLAECTEGSHSIRNKGAESWIAFHEVEISKQYKKMKVRAANGGQQAVLEFRLDSVNGPLLGECMIPPTGGFQAWTTVEGKMSVETDGLHDLYLLFKGDIQLGWIQAE from the coding sequence ATGAATCACACAGATACCTATCTTTTTCAAAATCCGGAGGCATTGCTTGAGGACCGCGTAAATCATTTAGTGTCTCTATTCACACTCGAAGAAAAGATTAATCTTATGTGTCAATATCAAGAAGGTATTCCAAGACTAGGGGTACGTAAATATAAGCATGGGACGGAAGGCGCGCACGGGATTGCGTGGCTTGGAAAAGCAACGGTTTTTCCGCAGAATATCGGGTTGGCATGTACTTGGAATGAAGAATTAATGAAAAAAATAGGCTCGGTAATTGCTGACGAAGCACGAATTTACTACCAGATGGATCCTGAAAAGAACGGTTTGACGATTTGGGCACCTACAGTAGATATGGAAAGAGATCCAAGATGGGGGCGGACCGAAGAAGCCTATGGAGAAGATCCATATTTAACAGGGAGACTGACGACTGAGCTCATCAAAGGGATGCAAGGCGATCATCCCAAGTATCTAAAATCAGCAGCAACATTGAAGCATTTCTTAGGAAACAATAATGAAGTAGATCGCGGCGAATGTTCGGTAAGTATCGATCCTCGTAATATGAGAGAGTATTACTTGAAGGCATTTGAGATGCAGATTAAAGAAGGAAAAGCTCAATCCATTATGACGGCTTACAATGCCGTAAATGGAACGTTATGCAACATGAATCCGGAAGTAAAAAGAATTATTAAACAGGAATGGGGCATGGACGGATTTGTCGTCAGTGATGCGGGCGATGTTCTGGGTTCGGTCAATGAACATCATTATGTAGAATCATATGCAATGGCTGTCGCGCTATCCATTAAAAATGGTATTGATAGTATAACGGATGACCAAGATATTTCGCTTCGGGCTATTCGCGATGCACTAGAGCAAGGCTGGCTTGAAGAAAAGGATTTAGATAGCGCGTTAAGAAATACGTTTAGAGTCCGCTTTCGTCTAGGTGAGTTCGATCCAGACGAACTAAATCCATACAGCAACATCCCAGAAGAAAAGCTTGCTTCAAAAGAGAATGCTAGTCTTTCATTAACCGCTGCTAGAGAAGGAATTGTGTTATTAAAGAATGACTCGTTACTCCCGTTAACCAAACAAAAAACAGCCGTACTGGGCCCTCTAGCTAATGAAGTATATACGGATTGGTACAGCGGGACACCTCCCTATATGATTACACCACTTGATGGGATTCAGCAAAAGCTTGATGGTGATGTCATATATTGTGATGGCAGTAATCGAATCAAGCTTCGTTCAAAGGTGAATGGTCAATATATCATGGTCGATCCTGAAACAAAAAGGTTAGTATGTAATGGTGAGGAAGCGGAGACATTCATTTATACCGACTGGGGCTGGGGCAATCAGACGCTGCGCGCAGAGAGTAACCATCTGTTTGTAACGATTGATGATGACGGCTGCTTAACAGCAAGTGCCGCAGAAGCAAAAGGCTGGTTTGTAAAGGAAGTTTTTCATACAAAGACGATAAACGATGGGATTCAGCTATCTTCATGGGACCAAAAGCCAATCAGTATGAATGAAACTGGCTCTTTAATCGTTCAAGGAACTGAATGGATAGATTTGAGTTTAGAAATCGTTGAGAACGGGATTGAAACAGCTGTTAAAGCGGCAAAGAGTGTTGAAACGGCGATTGTGTTTGTTGGAAATAATCCATTTATCAATGGCAAAGAGTGTGTTGACCGTGAAGATATTATTCTGCCGCCGCAACAGGAAACCTTAATTCAGGAAGTCATGAAAGTAAATCCTAATACGGTGGTTGTGATGGTCGGAAGCTATCCGTTTGCCGTAAACTGGATTCAAGAACATGTACCTGCGGTTCTGTATACTTCTCATGCAGGGCAAGAACTTGGACGAGCAGTTACGGATGTACTATTTGGAGAATATAATCCGGCAGGCAGAGTAAATATGACGTGGTACTCATCGATTAAGCAACTTCCCGATTTGATGGAGTATGACATTATAAAAGGGAAAAGGACGTATCAATATTTTGATTCAAAACCACTCTATCCTTTTGGCCATGGCTTATCTTATACGACATTCGCTTATCGGGATTTACTTATTACAGAGGAATCGATGACAAAAGATGAGAATCTAACCGTGACAGTCAATATTACGAATAACGGTGAAAGAAGAGGGGATGAAGTTGTCCAGCTCTATGTACGTGCAGACCGTTCAAGAGTGAAGCGGCCGCTCAAAACGCTAAAAGGTTTTAAACGAATCTCGCTGGAACCAAGTGAAAGTAAGCAGGTTTCGTTTGAACTGAACGCTGCAGATTTAGCTTTTTGGGATGTTACTCAAGATAGATATTGTGTCGAAGATGGTCGTTATACCATTATGATTGGAAGCTCGTCACAAACAATCATTCTCGAGAAGAAAATTACGGTGGCAGGAGAACACATTCCGCCTAGAAGTATCAGTCATCCAGTAAAGGCAATAAACTATGATGATTATCAGGCAGTGTTTTTAGCTGAATGTACGGAAGGCAGTCATTCAATTAGAAACAAGGGCGCGGAAAGTTGGATAGCATTTCATGAAGTAGAGATTAGCAAGCAGTATAAAAAAATGAAAGTAAGAGCAGCAAATGGAGGGCAGCAAGCGGTACTAGAATTTCGTCTAGATTCAGTGAACGGTCCCTTGTTGGGTGAATGCATGATACCGCCAACCGGAGGATTTCAAGCTTGGACGACGGTCGAAGGAAAAATGTCTGTAGAAACGGATGGCCTACATGATCTTTATCTACTTTTTAAGGGAGACATTCAGTTAGGGTGGATTCAGGCTGAATAG
- a CDS encoding YesL family protein, with protein sequence MELGNMMGGFYKASVWVLRFLLTNLIWLLFNVPIVLVGMNFLSADLSDLLVLTLTIAVLAPFILFPATTALFGVVRKWVMGDAEVPIFSTFLTCYKENYLRSVLGGVVFILVWIGWAMNYYLFVYQNPGLAMVIYSLFTMILFTWTIYFFSYNVHFEVPFLTSVKNSFILAVGRPFSVLGVVMVNGVIVYISTTLTFLFPFFVGSITAFLSFMFFYRLAQKAVYQQSSKRIMQEL encoded by the coding sequence ATGGAATTAGGTAATATGATGGGCGGTTTTTACAAAGCATCCGTTTGGGTTTTACGTTTCTTGCTAACCAATTTAATTTGGCTTCTATTCAATGTACCAATCGTTCTAGTTGGGATGAATTTCTTATCGGCTGATCTTTCTGATTTACTTGTGCTGACCCTAACAATCGCTGTGTTAGCTCCTTTTATCTTATTTCCAGCCACAACGGCTTTGTTTGGGGTAGTAAGAAAATGGGTGATGGGAGATGCAGAAGTTCCGATTTTCTCAACCTTTTTAACCTGTTATAAAGAGAATTATTTAAGAAGTGTACTTGGCGGAGTGGTATTTATCTTAGTATGGATCGGATGGGCCATGAATTATTACTTATTTGTTTATCAGAACCCTGGACTCGCCATGGTGATCTATAGTCTATTTACCATGATTTTATTTACCTGGACTATCTACTTTTTTTCTTACAATGTGCATTTTGAAGTTCCTTTTTTAACATCAGTGAAAAACTCGTTCATTCTTGCAGTGGGAAGACCCTTTTCGGTCCTCGGGGTTGTTATGGTGAATGGAGTGATTGTATATATCAGTACCACGTTAACCTTTCTATTTCCATTTTTTGTCGGTTCAATTACCGCCTTTTTATCATTCATGTTCTTTTACCGGCTGGCCCAAAAAGCAGTTTACCAGCAATCTTCTAAACGCATTATGCAAGAATTATAG
- a CDS encoding glycosyl hydrolase family 95 catalytic domain-containing protein yields the protein MYPKHGAYSTEPAEIWEYGNVTGNGEMGAMHFGLPHKEKVVVNHAELFLPADAKQDMPDMSDCLEEVRRISQNEGYLASHEFFIKKGEERGHTIVDTDSFHPGFFLEIDQAPVGTIEDYFRSVDFSTGEIISSWREGDVECKRKLFASRPDKVIVMSITSNEPMPLVALRMEEINHPGMEVSIRYENDMIISRHLYTKGSGGYDSFVKISPIEGELVIDSNQMTVSGANEILVMMKIVPFAEGSQTSFANFEELDGIYKELKASHIHVHGALFNRVSLDLDGGEKRSWSTDELLAAVRNEKEVSMALVEKLFDAGRYMFISSAGLRPPNLQGIWTGTWQPSWSSDYTLDTNLQLAMASVFSGNMMEGMKPFVTLIESFLEDFRYNARMLFGCRGILSGIRASTSGKHLHWGDSSWGDRECDTFFGAFWTCGAGWLAHWFYDYYLYTGDQEFLKDHTVPLLKEVVQFYEDFLYEDQEGRYMFNPSYSAENGIAANSTQDIAVAKEVLTHLIDSCQLLGIEEKSIPNWRNMIEKLPPYLINEEGALKEWAVGDHEDNYNHRHFSHLYPLFQSYEFTKEKTPELWEASSIALQKKMEHWLYNPNTDTSSHGRMHAGLAAARLGMGDTVWDILRMMAAGGAIYPSLMTAHYDEYNVFNVDANGSIPELIHNLFLFSLPGKIDLLPALPTVVTRGKIIGTRCRGQIYVHSFEWDLERRHIELTITSAINQELVISLSRNNEEWRLLGELNQSNEWRVVLIAGETCSFRWK from the coding sequence ATGTATCCGAAACATGGTGCGTACAGTACGGAACCGGCGGAAATATGGGAATACGGCAATGTAACGGGAAATGGAGAAATGGGTGCCATGCATTTTGGACTGCCGCACAAAGAAAAGGTAGTCGTGAATCATGCTGAATTATTTTTACCAGCTGATGCGAAACAGGATATGCCCGATATGTCAGATTGTTTGGAGGAAGTTCGTCGAATCAGCCAGAACGAGGGCTATCTTGCTTCACATGAATTTTTCATTAAAAAAGGAGAAGAACGCGGTCATACCATCGTCGATACAGATTCCTTTCATCCAGGCTTTTTTCTCGAAATTGATCAAGCTCCTGTTGGTACAATCGAAGACTATTTTCGAAGTGTCGATTTTTCAACAGGGGAAATCATCTCCTCATGGAGAGAGGGCGACGTTGAGTGTAAACGAAAACTGTTCGCTTCCAGGCCGGACAAGGTGATTGTTATGTCTATTACTAGTAATGAGCCGATGCCGTTAGTAGCTTTAAGAATGGAAGAGATTAATCATCCCGGTATGGAAGTCTCAATCAGGTATGAAAACGACATGATTATAAGCAGACATTTATATACCAAAGGGAGTGGAGGGTATGATAGTTTTGTCAAAATCAGTCCTATCGAGGGTGAACTAGTGATTGATTCAAATCAGATGACTGTATCTGGTGCGAATGAAATACTGGTGATGATGAAAATCGTCCCGTTTGCTGAAGGAAGCCAAACTTCTTTCGCAAACTTTGAAGAACTAGATGGTATTTATAAGGAATTGAAAGCCTCACATATACATGTACATGGTGCCCTTTTTAATAGAGTTTCATTGGATTTGGACGGTGGTGAGAAGCGAAGCTGGAGCACGGATGAATTGTTAGCTGCTGTTCGAAACGAAAAAGAAGTGTCTATGGCTCTGGTAGAAAAACTGTTTGACGCTGGCAGGTATATGTTTATTTCGAGTGCTGGCCTAAGACCTCCCAACCTTCAGGGGATATGGACTGGTACCTGGCAGCCTTCCTGGTCTTCAGATTATACACTGGATACCAATTTGCAGTTGGCAATGGCGTCGGTATTCAGTGGAAATATGATGGAAGGAATGAAACCATTTGTTACCTTGATAGAATCGTTTCTAGAAGACTTTCGTTATAATGCACGTATGCTTTTTGGCTGTAGAGGGATTTTATCTGGAATCCGTGCGTCAACGAGTGGAAAACATTTGCATTGGGGAGATTCCAGCTGGGGGGACCGGGAATGTGATACTTTTTTCGGAGCTTTTTGGACGTGTGGTGCGGGGTGGCTGGCCCACTGGTTTTACGATTATTACTTATATACAGGAGATCAGGAGTTCCTAAAAGATCATACCGTGCCCTTATTAAAAGAAGTGGTACAGTTTTATGAAGATTTCCTTTATGAGGACCAAGAGGGCAGGTATATGTTTAACCCCTCTTATTCAGCGGAAAATGGGATAGCGGCCAATAGTACACAGGATATTGCTGTTGCAAAAGAAGTGTTAACGCATTTAATCGATTCATGTCAGTTGCTTGGGATAGAAGAGAAGTCCATTCCAAACTGGAGGAATATGATTGAAAAACTCCCGCCTTATTTGATCAATGAAGAAGGAGCCTTAAAGGAATGGGCGGTAGGGGACCATGAGGATAATTATAACCACCGCCATTTTTCTCATCTCTATCCTCTTTTCCAAAGCTATGAATTCACGAAAGAGAAAACACCAGAACTGTGGGAGGCATCAAGCATTGCTCTACAGAAAAAAATGGAGCATTGGCTGTATAATCCGAATACCGATACCTCTTCACACGGACGAATGCATGCTGGACTAGCAGCTGCCAGACTGGGAATGGGCGATACGGTATGGGATATTTTACGGATGATGGCAGCAGGCGGAGCAATTTACCCCAGTCTCATGACCGCTCATTATGATGAATATAACGTATTTAATGTAGATGCGAACGGTAGTATCCCGGAGTTAATTCACAATTTATTCCTCTTTTCTTTACCGGGAAAAATTGATCTTTTACCTGCACTTCCCACAGTTGTCACGCGAGGGAAAATAATAGGTACACGTTGTCGGGGGCAAATCTATGTTCATTCTTTTGAGTGGGACCTCGAGAGACGACACATTGAACTGACAATCACATCGGCAATTAATCAAGAACTAGTCATTAGTCTATCTAGGAATAACGAAGAATGGAGGTTACTAGGTGAGTTAAACCAATCTAATGAATGGCGGGTAGTATTAATAGCAGGAGAAACGTGTTCTTTTAGATGGAAATAG